One genomic region from Bradyrhizobium icense encodes:
- the gstA gene encoding glutathione transferase GstA, producing MKLYYSPGACSLSPHIALLEAGLPYDLVKVDLRAKKLENGDDFLKVNPKGQVPALVLDSGELVTEGPIIVQMIADKAGKNLAPPRDSDERYKLLEWLNYITTELHKNLGPMFSPVLADEAKGFFKDRAMSKFKYLETALAGRDHLMGKQFTVADGYLFTMLMWATDRLKFDLSDMPNLLAYKARIAARPKVQEAMTKEGLLKAA from the coding sequence ATGAAATTGTACTATTCCCCAGGCGCCTGCTCACTGTCCCCCCATATCGCACTTCTCGAGGCTGGTCTGCCCTACGATCTGGTCAAGGTCGACCTGCGCGCCAAGAAGCTGGAGAACGGTGACGATTTTTTGAAGGTCAACCCGAAGGGCCAGGTGCCGGCGCTGGTGCTCGATAGCGGTGAACTGGTGACCGAAGGCCCGATCATCGTCCAGATGATCGCCGACAAGGCCGGCAAGAATCTGGCGCCGCCCCGCGATTCGGACGAGCGCTACAAGCTGCTGGAATGGCTGAACTACATCACGACCGAGCTGCACAAGAATCTCGGACCGATGTTCTCGCCGGTGCTGGCCGACGAGGCCAAGGGCTTTTTCAAGGACCGCGCCATGAGCAAGTTCAAGTACCTGGAAACGGCGCTGGCCGGGCGCGACCATCTGATGGGCAAGCAATTCACCGTCGCCGACGGCTACCTGTTCACCATGCTGATGTGGGCGACCGACCGGTTGAAGTTCGATCTTTCTGATATGCCGAACCTTCTGGCCTACAAGGCCCGCATTGCGGCGCGCCCGAAGGTGCAGGAGGCGATGACCAAGGAAGGACTGCTGAAGGCGGCGTGA
- a CDS encoding MarR family winged helix-turn-helix transcriptional regulator, producing MKRKPSTEATAAWIRLMRVQSRVLDAVEQDLKKAGFPPLAWYDALLELSRAPSGEMRPVELEKQMLIPQYSTSRLIDRLVDEGLAARRECKIDKRGQFVEITEAGRELQKKMWGAYSAAIEKHVGSKLSDADALKLCGLLDRLGCSCSDVKAAAARDGVPAR from the coding sequence ATGAAACGCAAACCATCGACCGAGGCGACTGCCGCCTGGATCCGCCTGATGCGGGTGCAGAGCCGGGTGCTCGATGCCGTCGAGCAGGATTTGAAGAAAGCCGGCTTTCCGCCGCTGGCCTGGTATGACGCGTTATTGGAACTGTCGCGCGCCCCGTCCGGCGAAATGCGCCCGGTGGAACTGGAAAAGCAGATGCTGATCCCGCAATATTCGACCTCTCGGCTGATCGACCGGCTGGTGGACGAGGGGCTGGCGGCGCGGCGCGAATGCAAGATCGACAAGCGCGGCCAGTTCGTGGAGATCACCGAGGCCGGGCGCGAGTTGCAGAAGAAAATGTGGGGCGCCTATTCGGCTGCTATCGAAAAGCACGTCGGCTCCAAATTGTCCGATGCCGACGCCCTGAAGCTCTGCGGGCTGCTCGACCGGCTGGGCTGCTCCTGCTCCGACGTCAAGGCGGCCGCCGCCCGCGACGGCGTGCCGGCGCGATGA
- a CDS encoding glutamate--cysteine ligase — MARDQIDMTPLQSRDELVAWLEAGIKPPSEFRIGTEHEKTPFTLEGHQPVPYEGARGIGALLEGMQLLLGWEPIMERGNIIGLYDVTGGGAISLEPGGQFELSGAPVETVHQTQSELMAHLAQVREIATPLGIGFLGLGMTPSWSRSQIPVMPKGRYKIMTNYMPKVGNYGIDMMYRTCTVQTNLDFSSEADMVKKLRVSIALQPVATALFANSPFTEGKPNGFLSFRSEIWRDTDNARAGMLPWVFEDGMGFERWVDYALDVPMYFVKRGDTYIDVAGSSFRAFFEGRNNSLPGERPTLSDWANHLSTIFPEVRLKRYLEMRGADGVPWGRLPALPAFWVGLLYDNDSLDAAWELVSHWTAAERQALRDDVPRFGFKARIKDRYLFEIAKECLKLSHAGLRRRNRVDHSGRDESRHLEPLERILEAGRTPAEEMLDKFNGDWGGSVEPVYQEYAF; from the coding sequence ATGGCGCGTGACCAGATCGATATGACGCCGCTGCAATCGCGTGACGAACTCGTCGCGTGGCTCGAGGCCGGCATCAAGCCGCCGTCCGAGTTCCGCATCGGCACCGAGCACGAGAAGACCCCGTTCACGCTGGAGGGCCATCAGCCTGTGCCGTATGAAGGCGCGCGCGGCATCGGCGCGCTGCTCGAAGGCATGCAGCTTCTGCTCGGCTGGGAGCCGATCATGGAGCGCGGCAACATCATCGGTCTCTACGACGTCACCGGCGGCGGGGCGATCTCGCTGGAGCCCGGCGGTCAGTTCGAATTGTCAGGCGCGCCGGTCGAGACCGTGCATCAGACCCAGTCCGAACTGATGGCGCATCTGGCGCAGGTCCGCGAGATCGCAACGCCCCTCGGCATCGGCTTCCTCGGCCTCGGCATGACGCCGTCCTGGTCGCGGTCGCAGATCCCGGTGATGCCGAAGGGTCGCTACAAGATCATGACCAACTACATGCCGAAGGTCGGGAACTACGGCATCGACATGATGTACCGGACCTGTACGGTGCAGACCAATCTCGACTTCTCCTCCGAAGCCGACATGGTCAAGAAGCTGCGCGTGTCGATCGCGCTGCAGCCGGTGGCGACCGCTCTGTTTGCCAATTCGCCGTTCACCGAAGGCAAGCCCAACGGTTTCCTGTCGTTCCGCTCCGAGATCTGGCGCGATACGGATAACGCGCGCGCCGGCATGTTGCCGTGGGTGTTCGAGGACGGCATGGGGTTCGAGCGTTGGGTCGACTACGCGCTCGACGTTCCCATGTACTTCGTCAAGCGCGGCGACACCTATATCGATGTCGCCGGTTCGTCGTTCCGCGCCTTCTTCGAGGGCCGCAATAACTCGCTTCCCGGCGAGCGTCCGACGTTGTCCGACTGGGCCAACCATTTGTCGACGATCTTCCCGGAAGTCCGCCTGAAGCGGTATCTGGAAATGCGCGGCGCCGATGGCGTGCCGTGGGGCCGGCTGCCGGCGCTGCCGGCGTTCTGGGTTGGCCTGTTGTACGATAATGACAGTCTCGATGCGGCCTGGGAGCTGGTCAGTCACTGGACCGCCGCGGAGCGTCAGGCGTTGCGTGACGACGTCCCGCGCTTCGGCTTCAAGGCCAGGATCAAGGACCGCTATCTGTTCGAGATCGCGAAGGAATGCCTGAAGCTGTCGCATGCGGGCTTGCGGCGGCGCAACCGCGTCGACCATTCCGGCCGCGACGAGAGCCGCCACCTCGAACCGTTGGAACGCATCCTCGAAGCAGGCCGCACGCCCGCCGAAGAGATGCTGGATAAGTTCAACGGCGACTGGGGCGGCTCCGTCGAGCCGGTCTATCAGGAATACGCGTTCTGA